In Myxococcales bacterium, the following proteins share a genomic window:
- the ggt gene encoding gamma-glutamyltransferase, translated as MSARLLLLTALGVTTLACTPSPRGAPGEAAESAPPRAPLVAPSSAPVASASAAAPAPDERPTPPPVDPGPPPVLVPGGKKTTKSATGLVVSVDPEASRLGARVLEAGGNAVDAAVAVAFVLAVTHPSAGNLGGGGFMLIRPKAGPTTAIDFRETAPRELPRAAFQKMIAGGGIGPGSVGVPGTVRGLALAHERLGKLAWRQCVEPARRLAERGHRIRSREAQTIAWNWRALSRDAAARAEFGNAGKPRQEKDLWVRKQLATVLGRIAEHGAAGFYEGETARAIADTLAKAGGTLGTEDLAAYRAKLRPPLELSYRGLSVETMPPPSAGGVALLETLLMLERESAYKNPMGSAADAHLFLEASRRAQADRRYGVVDPDSIAPGVLARKLAGFRDVYSLLQRVPIDAEHATPTDKVRALPNGASEEPEHTTHFSVVDADGLAVSCTTTLSAGFGSKLVVPGTGVVLNNSVASFSNVGENQPVGGHRTVSSMAPTLVTRDGELLLVLGSPGGDTIPSTVAQVFRHLVDHGMPLDAAVDAGRLHHNFLPDEFRIERARPPAKSTLEALKRMGHSLSKKTLPMGDANNLAIVGGLAYGYADPREGGQAVAARKTSP; from the coding sequence ATGAGCGCGCGGCTGCTGCTGCTCACCGCGCTCGGCGTGACGACGCTCGCTTGCACACCGAGCCCCAGAGGTGCGCCTGGCGAAGCTGCCGAGAGCGCTCCACCCCGGGCTCCGCTGGTGGCGCCGAGCTCGGCACCGGTAGCCAGTGCATCCGCCGCGGCGCCCGCGCCGGACGAACGCCCCACCCCGCCCCCGGTCGATCCAGGCCCACCCCCGGTTCTGGTCCCCGGCGGAAAAAAGACGACCAAGAGCGCGACAGGGCTGGTGGTCAGCGTGGACCCCGAGGCCTCGCGGCTCGGGGCTCGAGTGCTCGAGGCCGGTGGCAACGCAGTGGACGCCGCCGTCGCCGTGGCCTTCGTGCTCGCCGTCACCCACCCGAGCGCAGGGAACCTCGGCGGCGGCGGCTTCATGTTGATCCGCCCCAAGGCGGGCCCAACGACGGCCATCGATTTCCGCGAGACCGCACCGCGCGAGCTGCCGCGCGCCGCGTTCCAAAAGATGATCGCCGGCGGCGGCATCGGACCAGGGTCCGTGGGTGTGCCGGGAACCGTGCGCGGGCTCGCGCTCGCCCACGAGCGGCTGGGCAAGCTGGCTTGGAGACAATGCGTCGAGCCGGCAAGACGCCTGGCGGAACGCGGGCACCGCATCCGCTCCCGCGAAGCGCAGACCATTGCCTGGAACTGGAGGGCACTGAGCCGTGACGCTGCCGCCAGGGCGGAGTTCGGCAACGCGGGCAAACCGCGCCAGGAGAAGGACCTGTGGGTTCGCAAGCAGCTCGCGACGGTGCTCGGGCGCATTGCCGAACACGGCGCCGCCGGGTTCTACGAAGGGGAGACCGCGAGGGCCATCGCGGACACCCTCGCCAAAGCGGGCGGCACCCTCGGCACCGAAGACCTCGCCGCGTACCGCGCGAAGCTGCGTCCCCCGCTCGAGCTCAGCTACCGCGGTCTCAGCGTCGAGACCATGCCGCCTCCGTCGGCCGGCGGCGTCGCGCTGCTCGAGACCCTGCTCATGTTGGAGCGAGAGAGCGCATACAAGAATCCGATGGGCTCGGCCGCCGACGCACACTTGTTCCTCGAGGCCTCACGCCGAGCGCAGGCCGATCGACGCTACGGCGTCGTCGATCCGGACTCGATTGCGCCGGGCGTGCTCGCCCGCAAGCTCGCGGGGTTTCGCGACGTGTACTCGCTGCTTCAGCGCGTACCCATCGACGCCGAGCACGCAACCCCAACCGACAAGGTGCGTGCGCTCCCCAATGGGGCAAGCGAGGAGCCCGAACACACCACACACTTTTCCGTGGTCGACGCCGACGGTCTGGCGGTCAGCTGCACCACCACCCTGTCGGCGGGGTTTGGCTCGAAGCTCGTCGTGCCCGGCACCGGCGTCGTGCTCAACAACTCGGTGGCTTCGTTCTCGAACGTCGGGGAGAACCAGCCCGTCGGTGGGCACCGCACCGTCAGCAGCATGGCGCCCACGCTCGTCACTCGCGACGGGGAGCTGCTCCTGGTGCTGGGCTCGCCCGGTGGCGACACGATCCCGAGCACGGTGGCACAGGTCTTCCGACACCTGGTCGACCACGGCATGCCACTCGACGCGGCCGTGGACGCCGGCCGCCTGCACCACAACTTCTTGCCCGACGAGTTCCGCATCGAGCGCGCTCGCCCACCCGCGAAGAGCACGCTCGAAGCTCTGAAACGCATGGGGCACAGCCTGAGCAAGAAGACTCTGCCCATGGGCGACGCCAACAACCTCGCAATCGTCGGCGGGCTCGCCTACGGCTACGCCGATCCACGGGAGGGCGGTCAGGCGGTGGCCGCTCGGAAAACCTCACCCTGA
- a CDS encoding DUF4013 domain-containing protein, with translation MPDSVPPDEELLGLAPLGVPDKLAPGPAEARPAKVSEALSFAFDDKLSLWVGGLWLLVPVVGWLAISGWASEAQHRLLANHPDPVPRLRLRDFLHYARRGRAAAFIELFGVGVLWAVGLLLLGILNASLLAAGLVAGSLVVPLAVLTASLLLVVAVLGLVTVVFNSLLTRAELGEKLADAVALGEAWRESRSLRKKTFTTYLLYVPVTLALLILGSMLCGLGVLPALVAIKLTGAHLRYQLYVERLARGGHALPSRPPAVLPSEQHMVRLLQLSKATGKR, from the coding sequence GTGCCCGACTCGGTGCCGCCGGATGAAGAGCTGCTCGGACTGGCTCCCCTCGGTGTGCCCGACAAACTCGCACCGGGTCCCGCCGAGGCGCGCCCCGCAAAGGTGAGCGAGGCCCTCAGCTTTGCGTTCGACGACAAGCTGAGTCTGTGGGTGGGCGGCCTCTGGTTGTTGGTTCCGGTCGTGGGCTGGCTCGCCATTTCGGGTTGGGCCTCGGAGGCTCAACACCGGCTCCTGGCCAATCACCCCGATCCGGTGCCGCGCCTGAGGCTCCGGGACTTTCTCCACTACGCCCGCCGGGGGCGGGCGGCGGCGTTCATCGAGCTCTTCGGCGTGGGGGTGCTGTGGGCTGTCGGGCTGCTCCTGCTCGGCATCCTCAACGCCAGCCTGCTCGCGGCGGGACTGGTGGCAGGCTCGCTGGTCGTTCCCCTGGCGGTGTTGACCGCTTCACTGCTGTTGGTCGTCGCCGTCCTGGGCTTGGTGACCGTCGTTTTCAATTCGTTGCTCACGCGCGCGGAGCTGGGTGAGAAGCTCGCGGACGCGGTCGCGCTGGGCGAAGCGTGGAGGGAATCGCGCTCGCTTCGAAAAAAGACCTTCACGACCTACCTGCTCTACGTTCCGGTCACGCTGGCGCTGCTCATTCTGGGCTCGATGCTGTGCGGACTCGGAGTGTTGCCCGCCCTGGTTGCGATCAAACTCACCGGCGCACACCTGCGCTACCAGCTCTACGTCGAGCGCCTCGCGCGCGGGGGGCACGCGCTGCCGTCGCGCCCGCCCGCAGTGCTGCCATCGGAACAGCACATGGTGCGCCTGCTCCAGCTCAGCAAGGCAACGGGCAAACGATGA
- a CDS encoding DUF4013 domain-containing protein, with the protein MQPPWQPQVPNAVPAQFASPYPDEGDGVSAIRAVKAVFADPNLKNNLLLGIVFMVIPIVGPIALSGWMCECHQRLIRRHPNPLPKIDFSDFGEYIKRGLTVFLVSLIITMPVLLIAYVIMGAAGAAVYVSIAATGEPIVAILVGLVVGLFGLLGLFALNVVVNAAHTRAELTEDFSEALKLGKILSYSRITFGTVIVKNITFGFIAFGMVLIGILLCYLGLYPAIVVIQIAALHLRYQVYRDYLNRGGEEITLKAPQQLPSEARAPGY; encoded by the coding sequence ATGCAGCCCCCCTGGCAACCCCAAGTGCCGAACGCCGTCCCGGCCCAGTTCGCGTCCCCCTACCCCGACGAGGGCGACGGCGTCAGCGCGATCCGGGCAGTGAAGGCCGTGTTTGCGGATCCGAACCTGAAGAACAACCTGCTACTCGGCATCGTCTTCATGGTCATCCCCATCGTCGGCCCGATCGCCCTCTCGGGTTGGATGTGTGAGTGCCACCAGCGACTCATCCGGCGCCACCCGAACCCACTCCCCAAGATCGACTTCAGCGACTTCGGTGAATACATCAAGCGCGGCCTGACAGTGTTCCTGGTCTCGCTGATCATCACGATGCCCGTGCTGTTGATCGCGTACGTGATCATGGGTGCGGCGGGGGCAGCGGTGTATGTGAGCATCGCCGCGACGGGCGAGCCGATCGTGGCCATCCTGGTCGGCTTGGTGGTCGGGCTGTTCGGACTGCTCGGCCTGTTCGCGCTCAACGTCGTGGTCAACGCCGCCCACACCCGCGCAGAGCTGACGGAGGATTTCAGTGAAGCGCTCAAACTCGGCAAGATCCTGAGCTACTCCCGGATCACCTTTGGCACGGTGATCGTGAAGAACATCACCTTCGGTTTCATCGCCTTCGGCATGGTGCTGATCGGGATCCTGCTCTGTTACCTGGGCCTGTATCCCGCAATCGTGGTGATTCAGATCGCCGCTCTCCACCTGCGCTACCAGGTCTATCGGGACTACCTGAACCGGGGTGGTGAAGAGATCACTCTCAAGGCGCCGCAGCAGCTTCCTTCCGAAGCCCGCGCGCCCGGATACTGA
- the moaB gene encoding molybdenum cofactor biosynthesis protein B, with protein sequence MSERAFEPLNLAVLTVSDTRTLETDTSGALVVSELGAAGHVIVERRIVPDDLSGLTAAFAAFIDDPNVDVVIATGGTGITARDVTPDALAPLVTKALPGFGELFRWLSYAEIGAATIQSRAEAALCKTTLVFMLPGSTGACRLALEKILVPQLDARTRPCNFAELMPRVRDPSL encoded by the coding sequence ATGTCGGAACGCGCCTTCGAACCCCTGAACCTCGCGGTGCTCACGGTGAGCGACACCCGCACGCTCGAGACGGACACGAGCGGCGCCCTCGTCGTCAGTGAGCTCGGCGCCGCTGGCCACGTCATCGTCGAACGCCGGATCGTGCCGGACGACCTGAGCGGACTGACCGCGGCGTTTGCCGCCTTCATCGACGACCCGAACGTCGACGTCGTGATCGCCACCGGTGGCACGGGCATCACCGCCCGCGACGTGACGCCGGACGCGCTGGCGCCGCTGGTCACGAAGGCACTGCCGGGTTTTGGTGAGCTGTTCCGCTGGCTGTCCTACGCCGAGATCGGCGCCGCCACGATCCAGTCTCGCGCCGAGGCCGCGCTGTGCAAGACCACCCTCGTCTTCATGCTGCCCGGCTCGACCGGAGCGTGTCGCCTCGCGCTCGAAAAGATCCTGGTGCCGCAGCTCGATGCGCGCACTCGGCCGTGCAACTTCGCCGAGCTCATGCCGCGCGTTCGTGACCCGTCGCTGTAG
- a CDS encoding glycosyltransferase family 4 protein, whose product MSHERIVVVTTSFPAHAGDPSGHFVAAEVRRLVERGARVHVIAPGRERTIDGQLVIGIADGGAFGWPGALARLRERPARAIGVLGFVLGARRALAALPHDRVIAHFILPGAWPIGIGSSRPLEVVAHGSDVRLLGRLPRRLRARILSALLGRGAHFRAVSHELASLLRSFDPRVAKHLVVEPAAIDLSRVPERAEARRRLGLDDAPRWVVIAGRLIPDKRVAVAVSAAELIPDARVVVLGDGPELEGLRRSFPGVRFLGLVPRDLALTWIAAADVLLSASRAEGAPSVLREARALGVPVVATAVGDIARFAAEDADIWPVDPSS is encoded by the coding sequence GTGAGCCACGAGCGCATCGTCGTCGTCACGACGTCGTTTCCTGCCCACGCAGGCGACCCGTCGGGGCACTTCGTTGCGGCCGAAGTGCGGCGCCTCGTGGAGCGCGGCGCCCGAGTGCACGTGATCGCACCGGGTCGCGAGCGCACCATCGACGGCCAGCTCGTCATTGGCATCGCGGACGGAGGTGCCTTTGGCTGGCCCGGCGCACTGGCTCGATTGCGAGAGCGTCCGGCGCGGGCGATCGGCGTGCTCGGCTTCGTGCTCGGCGCGCGGCGTGCGCTCGCGGCGCTGCCGCACGACCGGGTGATCGCACACTTCATCCTGCCCGGCGCATGGCCGATTGGCATCGGCAGCTCGCGCCCGCTCGAGGTGGTCGCGCACGGCAGTGACGTGCGACTGCTCGGAAGACTGCCGCGACGCCTGCGCGCGCGCATCCTCAGCGCACTGCTCGGACGCGGCGCGCACTTTCGCGCAGTTTCCCACGAGCTCGCCTCACTGCTCCGCAGCTTCGACCCGCGCGTTGCCAAGCACCTCGTGGTCGAGCCCGCCGCCATCGACCTCTCGCGAGTACCAGAACGGGCCGAAGCCAGGCGGCGGCTCGGCCTCGACGACGCCCCGCGCTGGGTGGTGATCGCAGGACGGCTGATACCCGACAAACGCGTGGCTGTTGCCGTCAGCGCGGCAGAGCTGATCCCGGACGCACGCGTCGTGGTGCTCGGGGACGGCCCCGAGCTCGAGGGTCTGCGCCGTTCGTTCCCGGGAGTCCGGTTTCTGGGGTTGGTCCCCCGGGATCTCGCCTTGACCTGGATCGCCGCCGCCGATGTGCTGCTCTCGGCGTCGCGCGCGGAGGGCGCCCCCAGCGTGCTCCGGGAGGCGCGCGCGCTGGGTGTGCCCGTGGTCGCGACGGCGGTGGGCGACATCGCGCGCTTCGCCGCCGAAGACGCCGACATCTGGCCCGTCGACCCGTCCAGTTGA
- a CDS encoding DUF971 domain-containing protein, with protein MPTEPSLTPTAVKAPHGATVFEVSWADGETHRYPHRILRGFCPCAGCQGHGGAIHFVEGGNLELRDIGQVGNYALSLRWGDGHDGGIYSFRYLRQLGALLKEKGAEGLEALGELPRS; from the coding sequence ATGCCGACTGAACCAAGCCTGACCCCCACCGCAGTCAAGGCACCCCACGGCGCCACGGTCTTCGAAGTCAGCTGGGCGGACGGCGAGACCCACCGCTATCCGCACAGAATCCTTAGAGGTTTCTGTCCGTGCGCGGGTTGCCAGGGGCACGGCGGGGCGATCCACTTCGTGGAGGGCGGAAATCTCGAGCTCCGGGACATCGGGCAGGTGGGCAACTACGCCCTCTCCCTGCGCTGGGGCGATGGGCACGACGGCGGGATCTACTCCTTCCGCTATCTGAGGCAGCTCGGTGCACTTTTGAAAGAGAAGGGTGCGGAGGGCCTCGAGGCCCTCGGAGAGCTGCCACGTTCGTGA
- the rpsU gene encoding 30S ribosomal protein S21, which produces MTNPSEAVQCRPLEVIVGDKGIERAIKHLKRKMAAEGILRELKRRRHYMKPSVKRRKKMSEAARRRRKRLRTDDRI; this is translated from the coding sequence GTGACTAATCCCAGCGAAGCAGTTCAGTGCAGGCCTCTCGAGGTCATTGTTGGCGACAAAGGCATCGAGCGAGCCATCAAGCATCTCAAGCGCAAGATGGCTGCCGAAGGCATTCTTCGAGAGCTCAAGCGCCGTCGCCACTACATGAAGCCGTCGGTGAAGCGACGCAAGAAGATGAGTGAGGCCGCCCGCCGCCGGCGCAAGCGCCTGCGTACGGACGATCGGATCTAG
- a CDS encoding aminotransferase class I/II-fold pyridoxal phosphate-dependent enzyme has translation MAETRRGPSTLSVHAGEQRDASQALEAPLVLSSAFAFDSAEEAAGAFRGENDAYIYGRWGNPTVEQLEAKVAALEGGESAVATASGMAAVTGALLGTLRAGDQIVAPLAFYGESARLMRERLPAFGIETSFVQAGSVEAYVAATAPQTRVYYAETPANPTLGITDLEALAAAAHSRGITLIVDNTFATPYCQQPLRFGADLVVHSLTKALGGHGDAIGGVVVGSREKTEPVRDLIVKGLGGVLAPFNAFLISRGMRTLALRQERACRSAEILAERLTRHAAVERVFFPGLPDHPGHAVAARQMRAFGALLSFELRGGVAAGAALLDRVRLISHAVSLGDVRSLITHPASTTASTMPSELRARAGIGDGLVRLSVGIEDAEDLWADLVAAL, from the coding sequence GTGGCCGAGACCCGGCGTGGTCCGTCCACTCTGAGCGTCCACGCTGGTGAGCAGCGCGACGCGAGCCAAGCGCTCGAAGCACCCTTGGTGCTCTCGAGCGCTTTTGCGTTCGACTCGGCGGAGGAAGCCGCGGGCGCTTTCCGCGGCGAGAACGACGCTTACATCTACGGGCGCTGGGGCAACCCCACCGTCGAGCAGCTGGAGGCTAAGGTCGCCGCGCTCGAGGGCGGCGAGAGCGCGGTCGCAACGGCCAGTGGCATGGCAGCGGTGACGGGGGCGCTGCTCGGGACCCTGCGGGCCGGGGACCAGATCGTCGCGCCGCTGGCATTCTACGGCGAGAGTGCGCGCCTGATGCGAGAGCGCCTGCCGGCGTTCGGCATCGAGACGAGCTTCGTGCAAGCGGGTTCGGTGGAGGCGTACGTCGCCGCTACGGCGCCCCAAACTCGCGTGTACTACGCCGAGACCCCTGCCAATCCGACCCTCGGCATCACGGATCTCGAGGCCCTCGCTGCGGCGGCTCACAGCCGCGGCATCACGCTGATCGTCGACAATACGTTCGCGACTCCGTACTGCCAGCAGCCGCTCCGCTTTGGGGCGGATCTGGTCGTTCATTCGTTGACCAAGGCCCTCGGAGGTCACGGGGACGCCATCGGTGGAGTCGTGGTTGGCTCCCGGGAAAAGACGGAGCCGGTGCGGGACCTGATCGTCAAGGGTCTCGGCGGCGTGCTCGCACCGTTCAACGCGTTCCTGATTTCCCGCGGTATGCGTACGCTGGCACTGCGGCAAGAACGGGCGTGCCGCTCAGCGGAGATCCTGGCGGAGCGCCTGACGCGGCATGCCGCTGTCGAACGGGTCTTTTTTCCGGGGCTCCCGGATCACCCGGGGCATGCGGTGGCGGCCCGGCAAATGCGGGCCTTCGGTGCGCTGCTGTCGTTCGAGCTCCGGGGTGGCGTGGCCGCCGGGGCCGCGCTGCTCGATCGGGTGCGGCTGATCAGCCACGCGGTGAGCCTGGGTGACGTGCGCTCCCTGATCACCCATCCCGCCTCCACCACGGCCTCGACGATGCCCAGCGAGCTGCGCGCGCGCGCCGGCATTGGCGATGGGCTGGTGAGACTGAGTGTAGGGATCGAGGACGCCGAAGATCTGTGGGCGGATCTGGTCGCCGCCCTGTAG
- a CDS encoding HAD family hydrolase — MPPDSLIFDLDGTLWDTSASCAVAWNRVVRRHAIVFREIVADDVRRVTGRPHDQCIHAVFAGLPAQTRELLAHETMQEDNLVIAEQGGDLYEGVVDGLRALSARLPLMIVSNCQRGYIETFLEVADVAACISDFECWGNTGQTKTQNLAAVIARNKLSAPLFVGDTAGDQEAAQNNQVPFAFARYGFGQVQSPEHVLGAFADIFRLVE; from the coding sequence ATGCCACCCGACTCCCTGATCTTCGACCTCGATGGAACCCTGTGGGACACGAGCGCGAGCTGCGCGGTCGCGTGGAACCGCGTCGTGCGTCGCCACGCCATCGTGTTCCGGGAGATCGTCGCCGATGACGTGCGTCGAGTCACGGGCCGGCCGCATGACCAGTGCATTCACGCCGTCTTTGCTGGACTCCCAGCCCAGACGCGCGAGCTCCTCGCGCACGAGACGATGCAGGAGGACAACCTCGTCATCGCCGAGCAAGGGGGCGACCTGTACGAGGGTGTCGTCGATGGGCTGCGTGCGCTCAGCGCGCGCTTGCCCCTGATGATCGTCAGCAACTGTCAGCGGGGTTACATCGAGACCTTCCTCGAGGTCGCCGACGTCGCGGCGTGCATTTCGGACTTCGAGTGCTGGGGCAACACGGGCCAAACCAAGACCCAGAACCTCGCCGCGGTCATCGCCCGAAACAAGCTTTCGGCTCCGCTATTCGTGGGAGATACCGCCGGGGATCAAGAGGCGGCGCAGAACAACCAGGTTCCGTTCGCATTCGCGCGCTACGGATTTGGGCAGGTGCAGTCACCCGAGCACGTGCTCGGCGCGTTTGCGGACATCTTTCGGCTCGTCGAGTGA